The Martelella sp. AD-3 genome includes a region encoding these proteins:
- a CDS encoding ABC transporter ATP-binding protein yields MGFLKIDHVTKSFGALTVLHETNIAVEEGEFLVLVGPSGCGKSTLLNMIAGLEPTSSGDISINGRSMNGVRPADRNIAMVFQSYALYPNMNVGENISFGLEMHGVPKAERDKAIDQVADLLQIKHLLKRKPGQLSGGQRQRVAMGRALVRNPDVFLFDEPLSNLDAKLRVDMRTEIKKLHQKLGTTIVYVTHDQIEALTLSTRIAVMFGGHVQQLGTPKEIYDNPANMFVAGFMGSPSMNLFPAKIVVKDGTAAAEFALADGGTAHLPFPGIAMAAHEGRDIILGVRPEAVTDELGADRSSNAVHTINARIEVTEPAGSDLFVVTQLGGKEVTARFRADVEAKPGDSFPFAVNMEKAVAFDPETEQRIG; encoded by the coding sequence ATGGGTTTTCTCAAGATCGATCACGTCACCAAGAGTTTTGGCGCGTTAACGGTGCTGCACGAGACGAATATCGCCGTGGAAGAAGGCGAGTTCCTGGTGCTCGTCGGCCCGTCCGGCTGCGGCAAGTCCACGCTTCTCAACATGATTGCCGGGCTGGAGCCGACCTCCAGCGGCGATATCTCCATCAACGGTCGGTCAATGAACGGCGTCAGGCCTGCAGACCGCAACATCGCCATGGTGTTCCAGTCCTATGCACTCTATCCGAACATGAATGTCGGCGAGAACATTTCCTTCGGGCTGGAAATGCACGGGGTGCCCAAGGCCGAGCGCGACAAGGCGATCGATCAGGTGGCCGACCTCCTGCAGATCAAGCATCTCCTGAAGCGCAAGCCCGGCCAGCTTTCCGGCGGGCAACGCCAGCGCGTCGCCATGGGCCGCGCCCTTGTGCGCAATCCGGACGTGTTTCTGTTCGACGAGCCGCTGTCGAACCTCGATGCAAAACTCCGCGTCGACATGCGCACCGAGATCAAGAAGCTGCACCAGAAGCTCGGCACCACGATCGTCTACGTCACCCATGACCAGATCGAGGCGCTGACGCTCTCGACCCGCATAGCGGTGATGTTCGGCGGCCATGTGCAGCAACTCGGCACGCCGAAGGAGATCTACGACAATCCGGCCAACATGTTCGTCGCGGGTTTCATGGGCTCGCCGTCGATGAACCTGTTTCCGGCGAAGATCGTCGTCAAGGACGGAACGGCTGCGGCCGAATTCGCGCTTGCAGATGGAGGCACGGCGCATTTGCCCTTCCCCGGCATCGCCATGGCCGCGCATGAAGGCCGTGACATCATTTTAGGCGTGCGCCCGGAAGCCGTCACCGATGAACTCGGCGCCGACCGTTCCTCCAATGCCGTCCACACGATCAATGCCAGAATTGAAGTGACCGAGCCGGCGGGCTCCGACCTTTTCGTCGTCACCCAGCTTGGCGGCAAGGAGGTAACCGCCCGGTTCCGCGCCGATGTCGAGGCGAAGCCGGGCGATAGCTTCCCCTTCGCCGTCAACATGGAAAAGGCGGTCGCCTTCGATCCGGAAACCGAACAGCGTATCGGATAG
- a CDS encoding GMC oxidoreductase, with protein MNRSPDVVIIGSGMGGATLAASLAPTGAEIVILERGEQIPDDAPARDPDRIYKNSAFRSGETWLDGQGKRFSPGNYYNVGGNSKFYGAVLLRYRRQDFQAMEHEGGISPAWPFSYETLAPYYTAAENLYRVRGDVTSDATEPAHDGPYPFPPVPDEPAIAAVRKRLGKAGVRPFALPLGVDIDTWLSHGADGWDGYPDIRSGKMDAETCGLSAALSHDNVTLVTGARVTGLETEPDGRRIASVTYHRNGETMMLTPRFVALAAGAVQSAALLLKSGLANSSDQVGRNFMNHNASALIAYDPRFVNDSIYQKTFGINDWYLSDGHNGPPLGNVQLLGRVVPKILKANVPSLPMAACRHVSRHAVDLYAISEDLPDPESRVVVSGDDIQLLWRRSNMAAHHKLVARTKKTLKAAGFPIVLSRLFDGRVPSHQCGTARIGSDPKTAVLDPDCRSFDHENLFVTDASALPTSAAVNPALTVAALAMKAADAMRKELGA; from the coding sequence ATGAACCGGTCACCCGACGTGGTCATCATTGGCTCGGGCATGGGGGGCGCGACGCTTGCCGCTAGCCTCGCCCCCACCGGCGCCGAGATCGTCATTCTGGAGCGCGGCGAACAGATCCCCGACGACGCGCCGGCGCGCGACCCCGACCGCATCTACAAGAACAGCGCCTTCCGCTCCGGCGAGACCTGGCTCGACGGGCAAGGCAAGCGGTTCTCGCCCGGCAATTACTACAATGTCGGCGGCAATTCGAAATTCTACGGCGCGGTGCTGCTGCGCTACCGCAGGCAGGATTTCCAGGCAATGGAGCATGAGGGCGGCATCTCGCCCGCATGGCCTTTCTCCTATGAAACACTTGCCCCCTATTATACGGCGGCGGAAAATCTCTACCGGGTGCGCGGCGATGTGACAAGCGACGCCACCGAGCCCGCCCATGACGGACCCTATCCCTTTCCGCCGGTTCCGGACGAGCCGGCAATCGCCGCCGTGCGCAAAAGGCTTGGGAAAGCAGGCGTTCGCCCCTTCGCCCTGCCGCTCGGCGTCGACATCGACACCTGGCTTTCCCATGGGGCAGATGGCTGGGATGGTTATCCCGACATTCGCTCGGGCAAGATGGATGCGGAAACCTGCGGGCTTTCGGCGGCATTGTCTCATGACAATGTGACGCTCGTCACCGGCGCGCGCGTCACCGGGCTCGAGACCGAACCCGACGGCCGCCGCATTGCCAGCGTCACCTATCACAGGAACGGCGAAACTATGATGCTCACCCCGCGCTTCGTTGCCCTTGCGGCGGGCGCGGTGCAGAGCGCGGCCCTGCTGCTGAAGAGCGGGCTCGCCAATTCCTCCGATCAGGTCGGCCGCAATTTCATGAACCACAATGCCTCGGCGCTGATCGCCTATGATCCGCGCTTTGTGAATGACAGCATCTACCAGAAGACCTTCGGCATCAATGACTGGTATTTGAGCGACGGGCATAACGGCCCTCCGCTCGGCAATGTCCAGCTTCTGGGCCGGGTGGTGCCGAAAATCCTGAAGGCCAATGTGCCCTCCCTGCCGATGGCGGCCTGCCGCCACGTCTCGCGCCATGCCGTCGATCTTTACGCCATATCGGAGGATCTGCCGGATCCTGAAAGCCGGGTCGTTGTTTCGGGCGATGACATCCAACTCCTCTGGCGTCGTTCCAATATGGCCGCGCATCACAAGCTCGTGGCCCGGACAAAAAAGACGCTGAAGGCCGCTGGCTTTCCGATTGTGCTTTCGCGGCTTTTCGATGGCCGCGTGCCCTCGCATCAATGCGGCACAGCGCGGATCGGCAGCGACCCAAAAACGGCGGTGCTCGATCCGGATTGCCGCAGCTTCGACCACGAAAACCTGTTCGTCACCGATGCCTCGGCCCTGCCGACCTCCGCCGCCGTCAATCCGGCGCTGACGGTCGCGGCGCTTGCGATGAAGGCGGCGGATGCGATGAGGAAGGAGCTTGGCGCATGA
- a CDS encoding 3-ketoacyl-ACP reductase yields the protein MSGRVALVTGGQQGIGLGIASALVAAGFRIAIAAEAGPDAPAVTAALEKLGGNARYFRHDMRDVGRVGALLDDVEATMGPVTTLVSNAGVGAPVRGDMLDLKPGNFDFVLSVNLRGAFFLAQETARRMTARAAETPRSIIFITSVSADMVSVERAEYCISKAGAAMMAQLFAARLAADGISVFDVRPGIIETGMTEGVRDKYTARIKDGLVPAARWGTPEDIGAAVLPLAEGRFAFATGTVIAADGGLSIARL from the coding sequence ATGAGCGGCAGGGTTGCGCTGGTCACGGGCGGCCAGCAGGGCATCGGCCTTGGCATCGCGTCGGCGCTTGTCGCAGCGGGGTTCAGGATCGCGATCGCAGCCGAGGCGGGGCCGGATGCGCCTGCGGTGACGGCGGCGCTCGAAAAGCTCGGCGGCAATGCCCGCTATTTCCGCCATGACATGCGCGATGTCGGCCGGGTTGGCGCGCTTCTCGATGACGTCGAGGCGACGATGGGACCGGTGACGACGCTGGTTTCCAATGCCGGCGTCGGCGCGCCGGTCAGGGGCGATATGCTCGACCTCAAGCCGGGGAACTTCGATTTCGTCCTGTCGGTCAATCTGCGCGGCGCCTTCTTTCTGGCGCAGGAAACGGCCCGTCGCATGACGGCGCGAGCGGCGGAAACGCCCCGCTCCATCATCTTCATCACCTCCGTCAGCGCCGACATGGTTTCGGTGGAGCGCGCCGAATACTGCATCTCCAAGGCGGGCGCGGCGATGATGGCGCAGCTTTTCGCCGCGCGCCTGGCAGCCGACGGCATTTCCGTCTTCGACGTCCGCCCCGGAATCATCGAGACCGGCATGACGGAAGGGGTGAGGGACAAATACACCGCCCGCATCAAGGACGGTCTTGTGCCCGCTGCCCGCTGGGGCACGCCGGAAGATATCGGCGCGGCCGTGTTGCCGCTCGCCGAAGGCCGCTTCGCCTTTGCCACCGGCACGGTGATCGCCGCCGATGGCGGGTTGTCGATCGCGCGGCTTTGA
- a CDS encoding GMC family oxidoreductase — MAYDFIIVGGGSAGCVLAARLSENPEVNVLLLEAGSRDSHPFYTLPAGFAKMTKGIGSWGWHTVPQKHMNGMSIRYTQAKVIGGGSSINAQIYTRGNRLDYDEWRQMGCTGWGYDDVLPFFRKAEDNDTYDNEYHGKGGPLGVSKPAAPLPICEAYFKAAGELGIPFNEDMTGEKQDGVGYYQLTQKHARRSSASRAYLATARKRRNLTIRTGVETRRLRVENGRVTGVETASGEAITATREVLLSSGAIGSPRLLMLSGIGPKDPLGDLGIEAVFDHPGVGANLQDHLDLFTILECAGDFTYDKYAEPLWSAVAGLQYLLTRKGPVASSLFETGGFWYAEEGARSPDIQFHLGLGSGIEAGVEKMRNPGVTLNSAYLRPRSRGSVRLKSANPSDAPLIDPNYWADPHDREMSIRGLKLAQEIMHQKALAPFIKREMIPGPEVKTDEDYFNYACRHAKTDHHPAGTCRMGNDDRAVVDPELKFNGLAGLRVVDASIMPTLISSNTNAAAIMIGEKAADMIAREYRL; from the coding sequence ATGGCCTATGATTTCATCATTGTCGGCGGCGGTTCGGCCGGTTGCGTGCTGGCGGCGCGGCTTTCGGAAAACCCGGAAGTCAACGTTCTGTTGCTGGAAGCCGGTTCACGCGACAGCCACCCGTTCTATACGCTGCCTGCCGGCTTTGCGAAGATGACCAAGGGCATCGGCAGCTGGGGCTGGCACACCGTACCGCAAAAACACATGAACGGCATGTCGATCCGCTACACCCAGGCCAAGGTGATCGGCGGCGGCTCGTCGATCAATGCGCAGATCTACACGCGCGGCAACCGCCTCGATTATGACGAGTGGCGGCAGATGGGCTGCACCGGCTGGGGCTATGACGATGTGTTGCCCTTCTTCAGGAAGGCTGAAGACAACGACACCTACGACAATGAGTACCACGGCAAGGGCGGTCCGCTCGGCGTTTCAAAACCGGCCGCGCCGCTGCCGATCTGCGAGGCCTATTTCAAGGCGGCCGGCGAGCTCGGCATTCCCTTCAACGAAGACATGACAGGCGAAAAACAGGACGGCGTCGGCTATTACCAGCTGACCCAGAAGCACGCCCGCCGTTCCTCCGCGTCCAGGGCCTATCTCGCAACGGCGCGCAAGCGCAGGAACCTCACCATCCGCACCGGGGTCGAGACGCGTCGCCTGCGCGTAGAAAACGGCAGGGTGACCGGCGTGGAAACGGCGAGCGGCGAGGCGATCACCGCCACGCGCGAGGTGCTGCTGTCTTCGGGGGCCATCGGCTCTCCGCGGCTTCTGATGCTCTCCGGCATCGGCCCGAAGGACCCTCTCGGCGATCTCGGCATCGAGGCGGTGTTCGACCATCCGGGCGTTGGCGCCAACCTGCAGGATCACCTCGACCTCTTCACCATTCTCGAATGCGCGGGCGACTTCACCTATGACAAATATGCCGAGCCCTTGTGGTCGGCGGTGGCCGGCCTGCAATATCTTTTGACCCGCAAGGGCCCCGTCGCCTCAAGCCTGTTTGAGACCGGCGGCTTCTGGTACGCGGAAGAGGGCGCGCGCTCGCCCGATATCCAGTTTCATCTGGGCCTCGGCTCCGGCATCGAGGCGGGCGTGGAGAAGATGAGGAACCCGGGCGTGACGCTGAATTCGGCCTATCTCAGGCCCCGTTCGCGCGGCAGCGTGCGGCTGAAATCGGCCAATCCTTCCGATGCGCCGCTGATCGACCCGAACTACTGGGCCGACCCGCATGACCGCGAAATGTCGATCCGCGGGCTGAAACTGGCGCAGGAGATCATGCATCAGAAGGCGCTTGCCCCCTTCATCAAGCGCGAGATGATTCCCGGCCCGGAGGTGAAGACGGACGAGGATTATTTCAACTATGCCTGCCGTCACGCCAAGACCGATCACCACCCCGCCGGCACCTGCCGCATGGGCAATGACGATCGCGCCGTTGTCGACCCGGAGCTGAAGTTCAACGGCCTTGCCGGCCTGCGCGTCGTCGACGCCTCGATCATGCCGACGCTGATTTCGTCGAACACAAACGCGGCGGCGATCATGATCGGCGAAAAGGCCGCCGACATGATTGCGCGCGAATACCGGCTTTGA
- a CDS encoding LacI family DNA-binding transcriptional regulator: MAKRPTIIDVARHAGLSKSTVSLVLQNSPLVKQETRKRVEQSMQALNYVYNRAAANLRGAEAGLIGLVINDLRNPFFAEFAASAQMAFAEHGFATVIANTDEDTAIQDQVIASMVEHGVSALIMSPAYGDDGAVFERIARAGIPALQVLRMANADTTRFPFASLDYEAGSLAAARHLIETGARNIAFVGGLPDRAVTHERMAGYRAVIAETGAEPFTLLGRPTRAFGRDAALKLSQDRRRLDAVLCFNDLVALGMLAGFAETGVIVGRDIALVGFDDIEECALAYPKLSSVHCDIGAFGRSAAATMLTWLETGERPPEKAFSPVTMTVRDSSGAR; this comes from the coding sequence ATGGCGAAACGACCGACGATCATCGATGTGGCCCGCCATGCAGGGCTTTCCAAGTCGACGGTTTCGCTCGTGCTGCAGAATTCGCCGCTGGTGAAGCAGGAGACCCGCAAGCGCGTCGAACAATCGATGCAGGCGCTGAACTATGTCTATAACCGCGCGGCGGCAAACCTGCGCGGCGCGGAGGCCGGGCTGATCGGGCTCGTCATCAACGATCTCAGAAACCCCTTCTTCGCCGAATTCGCGGCGAGCGCCCAGATGGCCTTTGCCGAACACGGCTTTGCCACCGTGATCGCCAACACCGACGAGGACACCGCGATACAGGATCAAGTGATCGCCTCCATGGTGGAGCACGGCGTTTCGGCGCTGATCATGTCGCCGGCCTATGGTGATGACGGCGCGGTGTTCGAGCGGATCGCACGCGCCGGCATCCCGGCATTGCAGGTGCTGCGCATGGCCAATGCCGACACCACCCGCTTTCCCTTCGCCTCGCTCGATTACGAGGCCGGAAGCCTTGCCGCCGCCCGCCATCTCATTGAAACCGGCGCGAGGAACATCGCCTTCGTCGGCGGCCTGCCGGACAGGGCCGTCACCCACGAGCGCATGGCCGGCTACCGCGCGGTGATCGCCGAGACCGGCGCCGAACCCTTTACCCTGCTCGGACGCCCGACGCGCGCCTTCGGCCGCGATGCGGCGCTGAAGCTGTCGCAGGATCGCCGCAGACTCGACGCCGTGCTCTGCTTCAACGACCTTGTGGCGCTCGGCATGCTGGCGGGCTTTGCTGAAACCGGCGTCATTGTCGGTCGCGACATCGCCCTGGTCGGCTTTGACGACATCGAGGAATGCGCGCTGGCCTATCCCAAGCTCTCCTCCGTCCACTGCGACATCGGCGCCTTTGGCCGCAGCGCCGCCGCCACCATGCTGACATGGCTCGAGACCGGCGAGCGCCCGCCGGAGAAAGCGTTCTCGCCGGTAACGATGACCGTCAGGGATTCCAGCGGTGCGCGTTAG
- a CDS encoding ribonucleoside triphosphate reductase — MPEAPAALEKLSAGAEERLPSFVVKRNGARVAFSAEKIERAIEKAGEATGAFGPGEARRLTDQVVKVISHSALDDAIEIERIQDIVEQALISANFFETARAYIVYREKHAKLRETGKVAVDVISSIDEYLDRSDWRVNANANQGYSLGGLILNVSGKVVANYWLSHVYDPQIGEAHRAGDLHIHDLDMLSGYCAGWSLRTLITEGLNGVPGKVEADPPKHMSSAVGQIVNFLGTLQNEWAGAQAFSSFDTYMAPFIRKDGLSYEDVLQSIQELIYNLNVPSRWGTQTPFTNLTFDWVCPDDLKEQRPIIGGEEMPFAYGELQVEMDMINRAYMEIMTKGDAKGRVFTFPIPTYNITPDFPWESENATRLFEMTAKYGLPYFQNFLNSDLSPNMVRSMCCRLQLDLTELLKRGNGLFGSAEQTGSLGVVTINCARLGFSHKGDEAGLLARLDELLELGRDSLEIKRKVIQRLIDEGLFPYTKRYLGTLRNHFSTLGVNGVNEMIRNFTGDREDITTEWGHDFALTVLDHVREKIVSFQEETGHLYNLEATPAEGTAHRFAREDAKRFPGIIQAGTPENAYYTNSSQLPVGFTEDPFEALSRQEALQKKYTGGTVLHLYMGSRISSGEACKALVKRALTNFRLPYITVTPTFSICPTHGYLEGEHQFCPQCDAERLSKKRATLMAAE; from the coding sequence ATGCCGGAAGCGCCTGCCGCGTTGGAAAAACTGTCCGCTGGAGCAGAGGAAAGACTGCCATCCTTCGTCGTCAAACGAAACGGCGCGCGGGTCGCGTTTTCGGCGGAAAAGATCGAGCGCGCGATCGAAAAGGCGGGCGAGGCGACCGGCGCATTCGGACCCGGCGAGGCGCGCAGGCTCACAGACCAGGTGGTCAAGGTCATCAGCCACAGCGCGCTTGACGATGCGATCGAAATCGAGCGCATTCAGGACATCGTCGAGCAGGCGCTGATTTCGGCAAACTTCTTCGAGACCGCCCGCGCCTATATCGTCTACCGCGAAAAACACGCCAAGCTGCGTGAAACCGGCAAGGTCGCCGTCGATGTGATTTCGTCGATCGACGAATATCTCGACCGCTCCGACTGGCGCGTCAATGCCAATGCCAATCAGGGCTATTCGCTGGGCGGGCTGATCCTCAACGTCTCCGGCAAGGTCGTCGCCAATTACTGGCTCTCCCATGTCTATGATCCGCAGATCGGCGAGGCCCACCGCGCCGGCGACCTGCATATCCACGATCTCGACATGCTGTCGGGCTATTGCGCCGGCTGGTCGCTTCGCACCCTGATCACCGAAGGGCTGAACGGCGTGCCGGGCAAGGTCGAGGCCGATCCGCCGAAACACATGTCGTCGGCCGTCGGCCAGATCGTCAATTTCCTCGGCACGCTGCAGAACGAATGGGCCGGCGCCCAGGCGTTTTCCTCCTTCGACACCTATATGGCCCCCTTCATCCGCAAGGACGGCCTCTCCTATGAAGACGTGCTGCAGTCGATCCAGGAGCTGATCTACAATCTGAACGTCCCCTCGCGCTGGGGCACGCAGACGCCCTTTACCAACCTCACCTTCGACTGGGTCTGCCCGGACGACCTGAAGGAACAGCGCCCGATCATCGGCGGTGAGGAAATGCCGTTCGCCTATGGCGAGCTGCAGGTCGAGATGGACATGATCAACCGCGCCTATATGGAGATCATGACCAAGGGCGATGCCAAGGGCCGGGTGTTCACCTTCCCGATCCCGACCTACAACATCACGCCCGATTTCCCCTGGGAAAGCGAAAACGCCACACGGCTCTTCGAGATGACGGCCAAATACGGCCTGCCCTATTTCCAGAATTTCCTGAACTCCGACCTTTCGCCCAACATGGTGCGCTCCATGTGTTGCCGGCTGCAGCTTGACCTGACGGAGCTTCTGAAGCGCGGCAACGGGCTTTTCGGCTCGGCCGAACAGACCGGCTCGCTCGGCGTCGTCACCATCAACTGCGCCCGCCTCGGCTTTTCCCACAAGGGCGACGAGGCCGGACTTCTGGCCCGCCTCGACGAATTGCTCGAGCTTGGCCGCGACAGCCTCGAAATCAAGCGCAAGGTGATCCAGCGGCTGATCGACGAGGGACTGTTCCCCTATACCAAGCGCTATCTCGGCACGCTGCGCAATCATTTCTCCACGCTCGGTGTCAACGGCGTCAACGAGATGATCCGCAATTTCACCGGCGACCGCGAGGATATCACCACCGAATGGGGCCATGATTTCGCACTGACAGTTCTCGATCATGTGCGCGAAAAGATCGTCTCCTTCCAGGAGGAGACCGGCCATCTCTACAATCTCGAAGCCACGCCGGCGGAAGGCACGGCCCACCGCTTCGCCCGCGAGGATGCCAAACGCTTCCCCGGCATCATCCAGGCGGGCACGCCGGAAAACGCCTATTATACCAATTCGAGCCAGCTGCCCGTCGGCTTCACCGAAGATCCTTTCGAGGCTCTCTCCCGCCAGGAGGCGCTGCAGAAGAAATATACCGGCGGCACGGTGCTGCACCTCTACATGGGCAGCCGCATCTCCTCCGGCGAGGCCTGCAAGGCGCTGGTCAAGCGCGCGCTGACAAATTTCCGCCTGCCCTACATCACCGTCACCCCGACATTCTCCATCTGCCCGACCCATGGCTATCTGGAGGGCGAGCACCAGTTCTGCCCGCAATGCGATGCCGAACGTCTGTCGAAAAAACGCGCCACGCTGATGGCCGCCGAATGA
- the nrdD gene encoding anaerobic ribonucleoside-triphosphate reductase, producing MSVIEKDIVAETEITLCDDERQPCEIWTRVMGYHRPVSSFNRGKKGEFAERRYFREMRGDRA from the coding sequence ATGTCCGTGATTGAGAAAGACATCGTCGCCGAAACCGAGATCACGCTTTGCGATGACGAACGCCAACCCTGCGAGATCTGGACGCGGGTGATGGGCTATCACCGCCCGGTCTCCTCCTTCAACCGCGGCAAGAAAGGCGAATTCGCCGAGCGCCGCTATTTCCGGGAAATGCGCGGTGACCGGGCGTAA
- a CDS encoding anaerobic ribonucleoside-triphosphate reductase activating protein produces MSRQRQRGVCRISADAEPVEMAHPPLPRSGHLPLKWGDQKEAGGGAHDLRIGGFEPFSLCDWPGKIVATLFLQGCPWRCPYCHNPALIDASAETGYRFADILEFLETRRGLLDGVVFSGGEPTLQKALVPAMTTVREMGFCVGLHSAGPYPGRLKHALPHADWIGLDIKASRRDYDRMTDAPKSGERAFRSLEHVLSSGIDYEIRTTVHPELLTAADLAELEADLSRFGIDAHKIQTFRMDGVDRDRLASALAKRRS; encoded by the coding sequence ATGTCGCGGCAGCGACAGAGGGGGGTATGCAGAATATCCGCTGACGCTGAACCTGTCGAAATGGCTCACCCCCCTCTGCCCCGTTCGGGGCATCTCCCCCTCAAGTGGGGAGATCAAAAAGAGGCAGGCGGCGGTGCACATGACCTGCGCATCGGCGGCTTCGAGCCCTTTTCCCTTTGCGACTGGCCGGGCAAGATCGTGGCCACGCTGTTCCTGCAGGGGTGCCCGTGGCGGTGCCCCTATTGCCACAATCCCGCGCTTATCGATGCCTCGGCCGAAACCGGATACCGCTTTGCCGACATTCTCGAATTTCTCGAAACACGGCGCGGGCTGCTGGATGGCGTCGTCTTTTCCGGCGGCGAGCCGACGCTGCAGAAAGCACTCGTTCCGGCCATGACGACCGTGCGCGAAATGGGCTTCTGCGTCGGCTTGCACTCTGCAGGCCCTTATCCCGGGCGGTTGAAACATGCCCTGCCCCATGCCGACTGGATCGGCCTCGACATCAAGGCTTCGCGCCGCGACTATGACCGGATGACCGACGCGCCGAAAAGCGGCGAACGCGCGTTCCGGAGCCTGGAGCACGTTCTTTCAAGCGGAATCGACTACGAGATCCGCACCACCGTGCATCCCGAACTCCTCACGGCCGCCGACTTGGCCGAGCTCGAGGCCGATCTTTCCCGCTTCGGCATCGACGCCCACAAGATACAGACCTTCCGGATGGACGGCGTCGACCGGGATCGGCTCGCCAGCGCGCTCGCCAAACGCCGCAGCTGA
- a CDS encoding DUF2852 domain-containing protein: MNETALLRPAWTPLTIALMVIGFVVFWPLGLVMLAYIIWGDRLNMTKGEWKRSAERAFGSCRRNMRNADTTMHSTGNAAFDEWRRSEMDRIEAERRKLDEMRAEFDRYTDELRRARDREEFDRFMRERGGNFNASGSNPAPEA; encoded by the coding sequence ATGAACGAGACCGCATTGCTGCGTCCGGCGTGGACGCCACTTACGATTGCCCTGATGGTGATCGGCTTTGTCGTCTTCTGGCCGCTGGGCCTGGTCATGCTTGCATACATCATCTGGGGCGACCGGCTGAACATGACGAAGGGCGAATGGAAACGCTCTGCCGAACGGGCTTTCGGATCCTGCAGGCGCAACATGCGCAATGCGGACACGACCATGCATTCGACCGGCAATGCCGCTTTCGATGAATGGCGCCGCAGCGAGATGGACCGGATCGAGGCCGAGCGCCGCAAGCTTGACGAGATGCGCGCCGAATTCGACCGCTATACCGATGAGCTGCGCAGGGCGCGCGACCGGGAGGAATTCGACCGGTTCATGCGCGAGCGTGGTGGAAATTTCAATGCCTCCGGGTCGAACCCTGCGCCCGAAGCATAA
- a CDS encoding M48 family metallopeptidase, translating to MTSPDVEKRAKPTTIDLGGRVLPLNLKTNARARRMTLKIEPGGHAVSLTVPPGLARHEVDGFLRRHHDWLVERMARFDGRSADITDGGAVSIFGFAHTIRHSGNLRGLTTVRDEGEGKVLLVSGPAESIGRRVADYLKKEARREITGRVKVHAAASGKSYASISFKDTRSRWGSCSSAGNLNFSWRIAMAPMFVVDYLAAHEVAHLSEMNHGPRFWALCERLCPRTPEARQWLKNEGSFLHAVRFEAPFA from the coding sequence ATGACGAGCCCTGACGTGGAAAAACGCGCCAAACCGACGACGATCGATCTCGGCGGCAGGGTGCTGCCGCTCAACCTGAAGACCAATGCGCGCGCCCGGCGGATGACGCTGAAGATCGAGCCCGGCGGCCATGCCGTCAGCCTCACGGTGCCGCCCGGTCTGGCGCGCCACGAGGTCGACGGTTTCCTGCGCCGCCACCATGACTGGCTGGTCGAACGGATGGCGCGGTTCGATGGCCGCAGCGCCGATATTACCGATGGCGGTGCGGTTTCGATCTTCGGCTTCGCCCACACAATCCGCCACAGCGGCAATCTGCGGGGGCTGACGACCGTTCGCGACGAGGGCGAGGGCAAGGTGCTGCTTGTTTCCGGCCCGGCCGAGAGCATCGGCCGCCGGGTCGCGGATTACCTGAAGAAGGAAGCGCGTCGCGAGATCACCGGGCGCGTGAAGGTGCATGCGGCAGCCAGCGGCAAATCCTATGCCTCGATTTCCTTCAAGGACACGCGTTCGCGCTGGGGGTCGTGCTCGTCTGCCGGCAATCTCAATTTCTCCTGGCGCATCGCCATGGCGCCCATGTTCGTCGTCGACTATCTCGCCGCCCATGAAGTGGCCCATCTTTCCGAGATGAACCATGGACCGCGTTTCTGGGCGCTGTGCGAAAGGCTCTGCCCGCGAACGCCCGAAGCGCGCCAATGGCTGAAAAACGAAGGGTCCTTCCTGCATGCGGTGCGTTTCGAGGCGCCCTTTGCCTGA